In the genome of Spirochaetia bacterium, one region contains:
- a CDS encoding arsenate reductase ArsC codes for MNLLVICVGNTARSQMAAAYFRKYGSDVFDEVESAGLKPGILNPYAVKAMALDGIDISKAQPKSVQSLWERGHSFTYVIAVCSKDAAVQCPVFPCQEKVFHWPFPDPAGLTGSTDEILSATVVVRDEIKKKILSFLELYRNDSTLALAKF; via the coding sequence ATGAATCTACTCGTTATTTGTGTCGGTAATACAGCCAGAAGCCAGATGGCTGCGGCGTATTTCAGAAAATATGGTTCAGATGTATTTGATGAGGTAGAGAGCGCGGGATTAAAACCCGGTATACTGAATCCATATGCAGTGAAGGCCATGGCACTGGATGGCATAGATATCAGCAAAGCCCAGCCTAAGAGCGTACAGTCACTTTGGGAGCGAGGTCATTCTTTTACTTATGTTATTGCCGTATGTAGCAAAGATGCCGCAGTACAGTGTCCGGTATTTCCTTGCCAGGAAAAGGTTTTTCATTGGCCTTTCCCTGATCCTGCAGGGTTGACTGGCAGTACTGATGAAATTCTGTCGGCAACGGTTGTTGTGAGAGATGAAATCAAGAAAAAGATACTTTCTTTTCTCGAACTGTACAGGAATGACAGTACACTTGCCTTAGCTAAGTTCTGA
- a CDS encoding VOC family protein → MKFEGLGLFVKDMKAMVCFYRDVLGFDVEWDGLQPDAGVRKDGVLLMFYGRKNFEQMTSRTYGYAEGINGHFEIALAAETYSDVDRIYETVVKKGAEPILKPTTEPWGQHTCYIADPEGNLIEIGSFNVG, encoded by the coding sequence ATGAAATTTGAGGGATTGGGGCTTTTTGTGAAAGATATGAAGGCCATGGTCTGTTTTTATCGTGATGTACTTGGATTTGACGTGGAGTGGGATGGCCTACAGCCTGATGCCGGAGTCAGAAAAGATGGCGTGCTGTTGATGTTTTATGGACGGAAAAATTTTGAGCAGATGACATCACGTACATATGGCTATGCTGAAGGTATCAATGGTCATTTTGAGATTGCATTGGCTGCTGAAACATATTCAGATGTAGATCGGATATATGAGACGGTTGTCAAGAAAGGTGCCGAACCTATACTGAAACCGACAACTGAACCTTGGGGACAACATACCTGTTATATTGCTGATCCGGAAGGAAATCTCATTGAGATAGGATCTTTCAATGTTGGATAA
- a CDS encoding ferritin encodes MYLEPATELSQKDRDIIRGLKSLIEEIEAVDYYHQRVATTEDNELKALVAHNRDEELEHAAMLIEWLRRKLPAFDKELHEYLFTEGSLLKIEMEGK; translated from the coding sequence ATGTATCTTGAACCAGCAACGGAACTATCACAGAAAGATAGGGATATTATCCGAGGGCTGAAAAGCTTGATCGAGGAGATTGAGGCCGTAGACTACTACCATCAGAGAGTTGCGACGACAGAGGACAACGAGCTGAAGGCACTGGTTGCCCATAACCGTGATGAGGAACTTGAACATGCTGCCATGCTCATCGAATGGCTTCGAAGGAAACTTCCTGCCTTTGACAAGGAACTGCATGAATATTTGTTCACGGAAGGTTCCTTGCTGAAAATTGAAATGGAAGGGAAGTAA
- a CDS encoding 2-hydroxyacid dehydrogenase — translation MKIAFFDTKPYDRDSFDTLLDSKKMHIKYFPYKLDADTASMAKGYDVVCAFVNDTLSKAVVDTLADEQVGLVAMRCAGFNNIDFKAAYGKIHVVRVPAYSPYAVAEHAFALLLTLNRKTHKAYNRTRENNFNLAGLTGFDLHGKTIGIIGTGKIGCILAEIAHGFGMDILAYDNYPKDIDYITYVGLDELLSKSDVISLHCPLTSETHHLIDAQAIAKMKDGVALINTSRGGLIDTKALIDALKTRKIGMAGLDVYEEEANYFFEDFSNDVITDDILARLLSFNNVLLTSHQAFLTKEALSNIAQTTLQNIDDFFAGKPLANEICYQCKQKGGVCNHQKNGRCF, via the coding sequence ATCAAGATTGCTTTTTTTGATACAAAACCCTATGACCGGGATTCTTTTGATACCTTGTTGGATTCAAAAAAGATGCATATCAAATACTTCCCGTACAAGCTCGATGCTGATACGGCAAGTATGGCAAAGGGATATGATGTTGTCTGTGCTTTTGTCAATGATACGCTCAGCAAGGCCGTAGTCGATACATTGGCAGATGAGCAGGTTGGCCTTGTTGCCATGAGGTGTGCAGGATTCAATAATATTGATTTCAAGGCTGCCTATGGAAAGATACATGTGGTAAGGGTACCGGCTTACTCTCCATATGCTGTTGCCGAGCATGCTTTTGCATTGCTTTTGACCTTGAACAGAAAGACTCACAAGGCTTACAACCGCACGAGAGAAAATAATTTCAATCTTGCGGGACTTACAGGTTTTGATCTCCATGGCAAGACCATCGGTATCATAGGAACTGGAAAAATTGGCTGTATATTGGCTGAAATAGCCCATGGATTCGGCATGGATATACTGGCCTATGATAACTATCCGAAGGATATCGACTACATTACCTATGTCGGACTTGATGAATTGCTTTCCAAGTCAGATGTCATTTCCTTGCACTGTCCGCTTACTTCCGAAACCCATCATCTCATTGATGCACAGGCTATTGCGAAGATGAAAGATGGAGTTGCCCTGATCAATACTTCCCGAGGTGGGCTGATTGATACCAAGGCTTTGATTGATGCTTTGAAAACCCGGAAGATAGGTATGGCAGGTCTGGACGTGTATGAAGAAGAAGCAAATTACTTCTTTGAGGATTTCTCAAATGATGTCATTACGGATGATATCCTTGCCAGATTGCTTTCCTTCAACAACGTATTGCTTACCTCGCACCAGGCATTCCTGACGAAAGAGGCTCTTTCCAATATTGCCCAGACGACCTTGCAGAATATTGATGATTTCTTTGCAGGCAAACCGCTTGCCAATGAAATCTGTTACCAGTGCAAGCAGAAAGGTGGTGTATGTAATCATCAGAAAAACGGGCGATGTTTCTGA
- a CDS encoding NAD(P)-binding domain-containing protein: MKISVLEPLGIPEKMLVKKIRQATGSTPQLVCYDDRKEDEASLIARSKDADIVVLSNIRYSESVLEHCPYLKLICVAFTGVDHIDLDYCKARGITVCNCAGYSTVAVADLVFALVLDLARNILDCDKACRTSGTKNGLVGFELEGKKFGIIGLGAIGTRVAEIANAFGCEVYTYTRTKKEVANVTFCNLDTLLNTCDIISIHVPQNSDTIGMIGKRELSLMKSSALLINTARGPIVDMEALSEALTDGTIAGAGIDVFAMEPPIPEDYPLLHAPHAIVTPHIAFATTQAFEKRADIIAENLRQWLHGTPVNVIVR, encoded by the coding sequence ATGAAAATTTCAGTACTTGAACCACTAGGTATACCAGAAAAGATGCTGGTTAAGAAAATTCGGCAAGCGACAGGGAGTACCCCACAGCTAGTCTGTTATGATGACCGCAAAGAAGATGAAGCTTCCTTGATCGCCCGAAGCAAAGATGCAGATATCGTCGTACTCTCAAACATCAGATACAGCGAATCAGTTTTGGAGCACTGCCCTTATCTTAAACTGATATGTGTAGCTTTTACCGGTGTCGACCATATCGACCTTGATTATTGCAAGGCAAGAGGTATAACAGTATGTAATTGTGCCGGTTACTCCACCGTAGCTGTTGCAGATCTTGTATTTGCCCTTGTCCTTGACCTTGCAAGGAATATCCTTGACTGCGACAAAGCCTGCAGAACAAGCGGAACAAAAAATGGTCTTGTAGGATTTGAACTCGAAGGCAAAAAATTCGGCATCATAGGATTGGGAGCAATCGGAACAAGAGTTGCTGAAATTGCCAATGCATTCGGATGTGAGGTCTATACATATACAAGGACCAAAAAGGAAGTGGCAAATGTCACTTTCTGCAATCTGGATACCCTGCTCAACACGTGTGACATCATTTCAATCCATGTACCACAGAATTCTGATACCATCGGAATGATTGGAAAAAGGGAACTTTCCCTAATGAAGAGTTCAGCCTTGCTTATCAATACAGCACGAGGTCCTATCGTAGATATGGAAGCTCTCTCTGAAGCATTGACCGATGGTACCATTGCAGGAGCCGGCATAGACGTCTTTGCTATGGAACCACCCATACCAGAAGATTATCCGCTGCTGCATGCACCTCATGCAATCGTCACTCCGCATATTGCCTTTGCAACCACGCAAGCTTTTGAAAAACGTGCCGATATCATTGCTGAAAATCTAAGGCAATGGTTGCATGGTACACCAGTCAATGTCATTGTCCGGTGA
- a CDS encoding glycoside hydrolase family 3 C-terminal domain-containing protein, with the protein MRNRQWAETKAKALVAKMTIEEKASQLRYDAPQIERLGIPAYNWWNEGLHGVARAGVATVFPQAIALAAMFDDAMMEKIGDVIATEARAKYNQAIAQNDRDIYKGLTFWSPNINIFRDPRWGRGHETYGEDPYLASRLGCAFVNGLQGSGKYLKVAACAKHFAVHSGPEHLRHQFNAIASKKDLAETYLPAFEALVKDAEVEAVMGAYNRTNGEPCCANGPLMKTLRKEWGFKGHFVSDCWAIRDFHEHHKVTSTPEESVALALKSGCDVNCGCTYQYVLSALQKGLITEADIDRAATRLFTTRYLLGMFEKNEFDDISSDVIESKPHIDLALDAARKSCVLLKNDGTLPLEKDKLHTIGVIGPNANNRVALIGNYHGTSSRYITPLEGIQDEVDDSIRVLYSLGCPLFKKKDEGLAKDGDRMSEAISVAMRSDVVILCLGLDETLEGEEFDASNEVGSGDKQDLKLPGLQEELMKRIIETGKPVVVLLQAGSSLDLSYAKAHAAAILLAWYPGARGGKAIAEILFGKVSPSGKLPITFYKDSAKLRAFTDYAMEDRTYRYVNADNVLYPFGYGLTYGRAEVIQAHLLAEPTQNSDIEMEVMIRNASAIATEEVLEAYIQAIDSPYAVANQSLCQFKRISLEGKENRNIRFSIPNKAMQTVDENGKALVRGHRFILTVGFSQNDKVSRTLMKYPPKSINFTI; encoded by the coding sequence ATGAGAAACAGACAATGGGCAGAAACCAAAGCCAAAGCTTTGGTAGCAAAGATGACAATAGAGGAAAAAGCTTCGCAACTACGCTATGATGCCCCGCAGATCGAAAGGCTAGGTATCCCTGCATACAACTGGTGGAACGAAGGTCTGCACGGTGTCGCCCGGGCAGGCGTAGCGACAGTGTTCCCACAGGCCATCGCTTTGGCTGCCATGTTTGATGATGCCATGATGGAAAAGATCGGAGACGTCATCGCAACGGAAGCCAGGGCAAAATACAATCAGGCTATTGCGCAAAATGACAGGGATATCTACAAAGGACTGACTTTCTGGTCTCCGAACATCAACATATTCAGGGATCCCCGTTGGGGAAGAGGACATGAAACCTACGGTGAAGATCCATACTTGGCTTCCCGGCTCGGCTGTGCCTTTGTAAATGGACTCCAAGGTAGCGGAAAATATCTGAAAGTTGCAGCCTGTGCCAAGCATTTCGCAGTGCACAGCGGCCCTGAACATCTGCGCCATCAGTTCAATGCAATTGCATCAAAAAAAGATCTGGCAGAAACTTATCTCCCAGCTTTTGAAGCTTTAGTCAAGGATGCTGAAGTAGAAGCAGTAATGGGCGCCTATAACAGAACAAATGGAGAACCCTGCTGTGCAAACGGTCCCCTGATGAAAACACTTCGCAAGGAATGGGGATTCAAAGGCCATTTTGTCTCAGACTGCTGGGCAATCAGGGACTTTCATGAACACCACAAGGTCACTTCCACACCAGAGGAATCCGTTGCCTTGGCTTTAAAAAGCGGATGTGATGTCAATTGTGGCTGTACCTACCAATATGTACTGTCTGCTTTGCAAAAGGGTTTGATTACTGAAGCTGATATTGATAGGGCTGCTACCCGTCTATTTACTACCCGCTATCTGCTTGGTATGTTTGAAAAAAACGAATTTGATGATATAAGCTCTGATGTAATAGAAAGCAAGCCTCATATTGACCTTGCCTTGGATGCTGCCAGGAAAAGCTGCGTACTGCTGAAAAACGATGGTACACTTCCATTGGAAAAAGACAAACTGCATACCATCGGTGTCATCGGTCCGAATGCAAATAACAGAGTGGCTTTGATCGGCAACTATCATGGGACTTCCAGCCGTTACATTACCCCGTTGGAAGGCATACAGGATGAAGTGGACGATAGCATCAGGGTCCTGTACAGCCTCGGTTGTCCGCTCTTCAAGAAAAAGGATGAAGGTTTGGCAAAAGACGGAGACAGGATGAGTGAAGCGATCAGCGTAGCCATGCGAAGCGATGTGGTCATCCTCTGTCTCGGCCTTGACGAAACATTGGAAGGCGAAGAATTTGATGCAAGCAACGAAGTCGGTTCAGGAGACAAGCAGGACCTGAAATTGCCTGGACTTCAGGAAGAACTGATGAAACGTATTATCGAGACAGGCAAACCGGTCGTCGTACTTCTACAAGCAGGAAGTTCACTTGACCTGTCTTATGCAAAAGCACACGCCGCGGCAATCCTACTGGCATGGTACCCAGGTGCACGGGGAGGAAAAGCAATTGCAGAAATCCTGTTCGGCAAGGTTTCTCCCAGTGGAAAGTTACCCATAACTTTCTATAAGGACAGTGCAAAGCTCAGAGCTTTTACGGATTATGCAATGGAAGACAGGACCTATCGGTATGTCAATGCGGACAATGTACTCTATCCTTTCGGCTATGGACTGACCTATGGCAGGGCAGAAGTCATACAGGCTCATCTCCTAGCTGAACCTACACAAAACAGCGATATTGAGATGGAAGTAATGATACGGAATGCCTCAGCCATAGCTACAGAAGAAGTACTTGAAGCCTATATACAGGCCATAGATTCACCTTATGCCGTAGCAAATCAAAGTCTTTGCCAATTCAAAAGAATTTCATTGGAAGGAAAAGAAAACAGAAATATACGATTTTCAATTCCAAACAAAGCAATGCAGACAGTTGATGAAAATGGGAAAGCCTTGGTCCGAGGGCATAGGTTTATTCTGACCGTTGGATTCAGTCAGAATGACAAAGTAAGCCGAACATTGATGAAATATCCACCGAAATCAATCAATTTTACAATCTGA